Proteins from one Anaerohalosphaeraceae bacterium genomic window:
- a CDS encoding LptF/LptG family permease, whose protein sequence is MRLLDRYIAKNFLVGYFISFFVLIGLCITLDLFVNIDEFVEQSGQSKGIMLRHILLYYGPQTALWFRHLAGMITVIAAVFSLARMTKNNELIAVMASGISLKRILAPILFLAVLLMGLQIADEEFLIPRLANDLTRGRDEISQPRRFSFWFISSPEGHLFCGREYNESTRTMKDAFVILRRQEPSSQRWTVIGQVEAERAVYDAHRKGWVLENGRRMNVLPEEGGQTSLTSVEKIDFLASGLMPEDIGLRRQEGYKSLLSLGQIEELLHYPGTRKTDLAELILQKHSRVVDPIMNLIMLMTALPVLIRRDPREIKSAIVISFTTTLGCFLTVFLCKLFATESFGGRVWPEVWVWAPVFLFLPVALLQIDSMKS, encoded by the coding sequence ATGCGGCTGCTGGATCGATATATCGCAAAAAACTTTCTGGTGGGGTATTTTATTTCCTTCTTCGTCCTGATTGGGCTGTGCATCACGCTGGACTTGTTTGTGAATATTGATGAGTTTGTCGAGCAATCCGGTCAGAGCAAGGGCATAATGCTGCGGCATATTCTTTTGTACTACGGGCCGCAGACAGCGCTTTGGTTTCGGCATCTGGCCGGAATGATTACCGTGATTGCGGCGGTTTTTTCGCTGGCCCGGATGACAAAAAACAACGAACTGATTGCCGTAATGGCCTCCGGAATCAGTCTCAAACGCATATTGGCACCGATTCTGTTTCTGGCAGTGCTGCTGATGGGACTTCAAATTGCCGATGAGGAATTTTTGATTCCGCGGCTGGCAAACGACCTGACAAGAGGTCGAGACGAAATCAGCCAGCCGCGTCGGTTTTCGTTTTGGTTTATCAGCTCTCCGGAAGGGCATTTGTTCTGCGGTCGGGAATACAATGAATCCACTCGGACAATGAAAGATGCCTTTGTGATTCTCCGGCGGCAAGAACCGTCCAGCCAGCGATGGACAGTAATCGGACAGGTTGAAGCCGAGCGGGCAGTGTACGATGCGCATCGCAAAGGCTGGGTGCTCGAGAACGGACGGCGGATGAATGTTCTCCCGGAAGAAGGAGGGCAGACCTCACTGACCTCCGTAGAAAAGATTGATTTTCTGGCCAGCGGGTTGATGCCGGAGGACATCGGCCTCCGCCGCCAGGAAGGATACAAATCGCTCCTGAGCCTGGGGCAGATAGAAGAACTGCTGCACTATCCGGGCACACGAAAAACCGACCTGGCAGAGCTGATTCTGCAAAAGCATTCCCGCGTTGTCGACCCGATTATGAACCTGATTATGCTGATGACGGCCCTGCCGGTTCTGATTCGACGGGACCCCCGGGAGATTAAATCTGCCATTGTAATCAGTTTCACGACAACGCTGGGATGTTTTCTGACTGTCTTTCTCTGCAAGTTGTTCGCAACAGAAAGCTTTGGCGGACGGGTCTGGCCGGAAGTATGGGTTTGGGCACCGGTTTTTCTCTTTCTTCCAGTCGCCCTGCTGCAAATTGATTCAATGAAAAGCTAA
- a CDS encoding transcriptional repressor, translating into MTDEHLQKAAQLLDKNGLRKTRPRLEILCVLLEADSPLTGEQVFERVTAGSVDKATVYRTLLLLLKHDIVHNAYLRNRIRHFELAHHCKPDHCHPHFTCRDCGRTVCLYQAVVPAVQNLPDGFLVLHRQTRLEGICADCRVRHYS; encoded by the coding sequence ATGACGGACGAACACCTCCAAAAAGCTGCACAGCTGCTGGATAAAAACGGGTTGCGGAAAACACGACCCCGTCTAGAGATTCTCTGTGTTCTTTTGGAAGCGGACAGTCCTCTGACCGGTGAACAGGTTTTTGAGCGGGTGACGGCGGGCTCTGTGGATAAGGCCACGGTCTATCGGACTTTGCTGCTTTTGCTCAAACATGATATTGTTCACAATGCCTATCTGCGAAACCGCATCCGGCATTTTGAACTCGCTCATCATTGCAAACCCGACCACTGCCATCCGCATTTTACCTGTCGGGATTGCGGCCGAACGGTCTGTCTTTATCAGGCCGTCGTTCCGGCGGTCCAAAATCTGCCGGACGGATTTCTTGTGCTGCATCGGCAGACTCGTTTGGAGGGGATTTGTGCGGACTGTCGAGTACGCCATTATTCGTAG
- a CDS encoding tetratricopeptide repeat protein: MCFGHFFHCLGVGLGLLSGVLMVRAQDSIPPEAAALFQSAEQFQKAGQIEQAQADYQRIIESFPGTPLAAQAQAKIVCVRLEAGDLSGADAELETLFSVYSGQTEPFTRSIYPILNRYVYRKEYEKAVEAGRRALQLYPTHGHSFSTRAVMAEALVQLNRTGEADALVEEMFSLYRGREDFVPFVHTVKSAYWKAGQKEKSQVLCRRLLEEFPEHPMAARLWGDWICGAMVLGQEDGVEEAIETLLARPEPAEEFLSAVIRIQERSLAQNDYSRVLSVGTRALEKYPFRPERMWIYRYLAEASAGMQDASAAEQWARRLTQECGGQAEFGQAAVQTGHGLRRHGLYAAAAEVYGAVLGQGRNPAEELCALTGMAQSYIHLGEDGRVEQIVERIMTDYRGQEKLGYSVFVIGEEYLVQAELALQAGHQTEAEENYQRAERVWKINRYRIPEDPKHQAMATHFTGWTYHQCGDYKRAVELYEETLETWPSYEKAWQCAMVAVNCYEKLAIAGVLSRPEANAFIKKCYEQILNNPQSCPAPIQYRIRNQIEQIEQAGSPSENKK; this comes from the coding sequence ATGTGTTTCGGGCATTTCTTCCACTGTTTGGGGGTTGGATTGGGTCTGTTGTCGGGTGTTTTGATGGTAAGGGCTCAGGACTCCATCCCGCCGGAGGCGGCGGCCCTGTTTCAGTCGGCAGAACAATTCCAAAAGGCCGGACAAATTGAACAGGCCCAGGCCGACTATCAGCGGATTATCGAGTCGTTTCCAGGGACCCCCTTGGCCGCCCAGGCGCAGGCGAAGATTGTCTGTGTGCGGCTCGAAGCCGGCGACTTGTCCGGGGCCGATGCGGAACTGGAAACTCTCTTTTCTGTTTATTCCGGGCAGACGGAGCCGTTTACCCGCTCGATCTATCCGATTCTGAATCGGTATGTGTATCGCAAGGAGTACGAAAAGGCCGTAGAGGCGGGCCGACGGGCCCTGCAGCTGTATCCGACGCACGGCCATTCCTTTTCGACACGGGCAGTGATGGCCGAAGCCCTCGTACAGCTGAATCGAACGGGAGAGGCAGATGCCCTCGTGGAAGAGATGTTTTCACTGTATCGGGGGCGGGAGGATTTTGTACCGTTTGTGCATACGGTCAAGAGTGCCTACTGGAAGGCCGGGCAGAAGGAAAAATCGCAGGTTTTATGCCGGCGGCTGCTGGAGGAATTTCCGGAGCATCCGATGGCGGCGCGGCTTTGGGGAGACTGGATCTGCGGGGCGATGGTGCTGGGACAAGAGGACGGGGTGGAGGAAGCGATCGAGACGCTGTTGGCCCGTCCGGAGCCGGCGGAGGAGTTCTTGTCGGCGGTGATTCGGATTCAGGAGCGTTCGCTGGCTCAGAATGATTATTCGCGGGTGCTTTCGGTGGGAACACGAGCCCTGGAAAAGTATCCGTTCCGTCCGGAGCGGATGTGGATTTACCGGTACCTGGCGGAGGCGTCGGCCGGGATGCAGGATGCGTCGGCAGCGGAGCAGTGGGCGCGGCGTCTGACCCAGGAATGCGGCGGACAGGCGGAGTTTGGGCAGGCGGCGGTCCAGACGGGGCATGGGCTTCGGCGACACGGGCTGTATGCGGCGGCGGCGGAGGTATATGGAGCGGTTCTGGGCCAGGGACGGAATCCGGCGGAGGAGCTGTGTGCCCTGACGGGGATGGCGCAGTCCTATATTCATTTGGGCGAGGACGGCCGCGTGGAACAGATTGTCGAGCGAATAATGACAGACTATCGCGGGCAGGAGAAACTGGGGTATTCGGTCTTTGTGATTGGCGAGGAATATCTCGTTCAGGCGGAACTGGCCCTTCAGGCCGGCCATCAGACAGAGGCGGAAGAAAACTACCAGAGAGCGGAACGGGTGTGGAAAATCAACCGATACCGCATTCCGGAGGACCCGAAACATCAGGCCATGGCAACACATTTTACCGGCTGGACTTATCACCAATGCGGGGATTACAAAAGAGCGGTAGAACTTTATGAGGAAACGTTGGAAACATGGCCTTCTTATGAAAAGGCATGGCAGTGCGCTATGGTCGCCGTCAACTGTTATGAAAAATTAGCGATTGCTGGAGTTCTATCCCGCCCAGAGGCGAACGCTTTTATCAAAAAGTGCTATGAACAAATCCTGAATAACCCGCAATCCTGCCCTGCTCCTATCCAGTACCGAATCAGAAACCAGATTGAACAAATTGAACAGGCCGGATCGCCCTCAGAAAACAAGAAATGA
- a CDS encoding PilZ domain-containing protein, which produces MDSTLVEQRKEVRTELSWPVSVWLPGANRFFNGRSVNVSKGGAYLTIPLTAPVRPGQEVELNFPRTSQLAHQKGQYARIKAGKVVRVDRSRMMSEGVLGLAVQFLQD; this is translated from the coding sequence ATGGACAGCACACTCGTCGAACAGCGTAAGGAAGTGCGTACGGAATTGAGTTGGCCTGTGAGCGTCTGGCTGCCGGGCGCCAATCGCTTTTTCAACGGCCGAAGTGTAAATGTGAGCAAGGGTGGAGCCTATTTGACAATCCCGCTGACCGCCCCTGTACGTCCCGGACAAGAAGTGGAACTTAATTTTCCGCGAACCTCGCAGCTGGCTCATCAAAAGGGGCAATACGCCCGGATTAAGGCCGGAAAGGTGGTTCGGGTGGACCGCTCCCGGATGATGAGCGAGGGCGTGCTGGGACTGGCGGTTCAATTTTTACAGGATTAA
- a CDS encoding transcription termination/antitermination NusG family protein translates to MLKESENPPIIWPEGRSIDSFEGTWWVAHTKSRNEKALAWQLVQKEVCYFLPMSWKISRKSSRTLRSLMPVFPGYLFFCGTERDRLEVLKTNRTAGILTVRNQSQLVQELLPIERVLRSGRTVVPHEFLRVGQRCRVIAGPLMGIEGLIVQTPRKAKLVLQVQMLGQAASVEIDMDMVERIA, encoded by the coding sequence ATGCTGAAAGAAAGCGAAAATCCCCCGATAATCTGGCCTGAGGGACGCTCGATAGATTCCTTCGAGGGGACCTGGTGGGTGGCTCACACCAAAAGCCGAAATGAGAAGGCCCTTGCCTGGCAGCTGGTCCAAAAAGAGGTTTGCTACTTTCTGCCGATGTCCTGGAAAATCAGCCGCAAAAGCAGTCGAACCTTGCGCTCCCTGATGCCCGTCTTTCCCGGCTATCTGTTCTTCTGCGGCACCGAACGGGACCGGCTTGAGGTTCTCAAGACGAACCGCACCGCCGGCATTCTGACTGTTCGCAACCAGTCTCAGCTGGTTCAGGAACTGCTGCCCATTGAAAGGGTTTTGCGGAGCGGCCGGACCGTTGTGCCCCACGAGTTTCTTCGGGTAGGGCAGCGATGCCGTGTCATTGCCGGCCCTCTTATGGGCATTGAAGGGCTTATCGTCCAGACGCCCAGAAAGGCCAAACTGGTTCTTCAGGTCCAAATGCTCGGCCAGGCCGCCAGTGTCGAAATTGATATGGATATGGTCGAACGAATCGCGTAA
- a CDS encoding cysteine peptidase family C39 domain-containing protein: MTGLRQSIVIFISLCMLVEAAAFPQTEISSLENPQLSQCGINSLYLCLKYHGTDIPLEDLYARIQPDSQNNVSLKQLGDYAREKGLYVKFIREPTAQTIQKALQRNNSIVLQFQIPLPDHSVYKHMAGLIQSDASILLLDYPNPQRKLSLPELTNMAAHSEGILVLSSQAALNLHSAGYWMMGSGLLGMTVLGFSFVLKRRRPQRTGD, translated from the coding sequence TTGACGGGTCTCCGGCAGTCCATTGTTATCTTTATTTCCCTTTGTATGCTGGTTGAAGCAGCCGCTTTTCCGCAGACAGAAATATCCTCGCTTGAAAATCCCCAACTTAGCCAATGCGGCATCAATTCTCTTTATCTATGCCTGAAATATCACGGAACAGACATTCCCCTGGAGGATCTATATGCACGGATCCAACCAGACAGCCAAAACAACGTCAGTCTGAAACAACTGGGAGACTATGCACGCGAAAAGGGACTGTACGTGAAATTCATTCGGGAACCCACCGCCCAAACGATTCAAAAAGCTCTTCAAAGAAACAACAGCATTGTACTGCAGTTCCAAATTCCGCTGCCGGACCATTCTGTTTATAAGCATATGGCTGGTTTAATCCAGTCGGATGCAAGCATCCTCCTGCTGGATTATCCCAATCCCCAAAGAAAACTATCGCTTCCGGAATTAACCAACATGGCTGCCCACAGCGAAGGAATACTGGTGCTTTCTTCACAAGCGGCTTTGAATCTGCATTCGGCAGGGTACTGGATGATGGGAAGCGGTCTTTTAGGAATGACGGTTTTGGGTTTCTCTTTCGTTCTGAAAAGACGGAGGCCACAGAGAACAGGGGATTGA
- a CDS encoding N-acetylmuramoyl-L-alanine amidase yields the protein MISVDHLAARLGLHVSFTNGRYVELTNSANRVVIFTHPGGSVYVNGENIGQTGTVIMEGSTVYVSQLLLPRIRASLKTAAPITPSPRYTPSPSRPSGGQTVVIDPGHGGKDPGAISYLGYYEKEVNLKLAQKIAWLLKKQGVNVIMTRNNDTFIELNERPEIANRVNADLFVSIHHNSNRSRSHHGYTVYIAPNASEASRRAGRLIERYLAQTGLSSNGLRTNDYRVLVRTNGPAVLIECGYLSNPSEAANLYDGNFQNRLAAAIAQAILEAL from the coding sequence ATGATTTCTGTGGATCATCTGGCCGCTCGGCTCGGTCTGCACGTATCCTTTACAAACGGCCGCTATGTAGAATTGACCAACTCGGCCAATCGTGTCGTTATCTTCACTCATCCCGGCGGCAGCGTCTATGTCAATGGAGAAAATATCGGTCAGACCGGTACCGTTATTATGGAGGGCTCGACTGTTTATGTTTCTCAACTATTGCTGCCTCGGATTCGCGCCTCTCTGAAAACGGCAGCCCCCATCACGCCTTCGCCCCGATATACCCCGTCCCCCTCGCGGCCTTCCGGCGGACAAACCGTCGTTATTGACCCCGGACACGGCGGGAAAGACCCGGGGGCAATCAGCTATCTGGGGTATTATGAGAAGGAAGTCAATCTCAAACTTGCCCAGAAAATTGCCTGGCTTCTCAAAAAACAGGGCGTCAATGTGATTATGACACGGAATAATGATACCTTTATCGAGCTGAACGAGCGCCCTGAAATTGCCAACCGTGTTAACGCTGATTTGTTTGTCAGTATTCATCACAATTCCAATCGCAGCCGTTCTCATCATGGCTATACCGTTTATATTGCCCCGAATGCCTCAGAGGCCTCCCGACGAGCAGGGCGGCTCATTGAACGGTATCTGGCCCAGACAGGCCTTTCGAGCAACGGTCTGCGAACCAATGATTACCGCGTACTGGTTCGCACCAACGGACCGGCTGTCTTGATTGAATGCGGGTATCTGTCCAATCCCTCCGAAGCCGCAAACCTTTATGATGGAAATTTCCAAAATCGCCTTGCCGCTGCAATAGCCCAGGCCATTCTCGAAGCTCTCTGA
- a CDS encoding LptF/LptG family permease, translating into MFFLLHRYLMKELLRVFFLATVALTLMLSAGLLVPMIKEYGVSPRQMLSLIGDFCPITLTFVIPMGALFSAAITYGRFAADRELDACRASGIAFRTLIQPGFSLALAAALANLLLSFHITPAFVHRSEYRVRADAKQILFRNIQRKGYWDIPGGRYKIYAEQAVPADNLLLDVVILDIQKNKPPRMITARQAIVDIETRREHHSVTVITEDTIRFDENQPVRVGTIGVSRRVPPLLADKIKFQKIEQLKQIQADKLQFGPIYDLALTVRAQTILERLAEEGRQTLKKPQEYIRFRSADGGREYLLRAAGLEVNQERQIDLTGPVRLLEILPYRNNEVYCRYESDRGKITLEDDRIDRGLELILETPQWQLGGGVKGTALQKAIPELPIPEAILEGLQRDKLLETLTKTDSSGTGLGVSKPSRILQALQTQLREQLVQVDNQLTSEIHSRLVLGLGCIPLIVTGICLGILFRGGHILSAFGASTIPGALLIVFILSGKQLTKNPAAGPEVGIAVMWGGLVLLTVLAWILYRKISRV; encoded by the coding sequence ATGTTTTTTCTGCTGCATCGATATTTGATGAAAGAGTTGCTGCGGGTGTTCTTTTTAGCCACCGTGGCGCTGACGCTGATGCTCAGCGCGGGGCTTTTGGTCCCGATGATTAAGGAGTACGGGGTCAGTCCGCGCCAGATGCTCAGTTTAATCGGGGACTTTTGCCCGATTACCCTGACGTTTGTGATTCCGATGGGTGCCCTGTTTTCGGCGGCGATTACCTACGGGCGGTTTGCGGCAGACCGGGAATTGGATGCCTGCCGGGCCAGCGGAATTGCCTTTCGGACGCTGATTCAGCCGGGATTCTCACTGGCGCTGGCGGCGGCGCTGGCGAACCTGCTGCTGAGTTTCCACATTACACCGGCCTTTGTGCACCGCAGCGAGTATCGGGTTCGGGCGGATGCCAAGCAGATTCTGTTCCGCAATATCCAGCGGAAAGGCTATTGGGACATTCCGGGAGGGCGGTACAAAATCTACGCAGAACAGGCCGTTCCTGCAGACAATCTGCTTTTGGATGTGGTTATTTTGGACATTCAAAAGAATAAACCGCCGCGAATGATTACAGCTCGTCAGGCAATCGTGGATATTGAAACGCGGCGGGAGCATCATTCCGTCACGGTGATTACGGAGGATACGATTCGTTTCGATGAAAACCAGCCGGTTCGTGTGGGCACGATTGGGGTCAGCCGGCGTGTGCCCCCCCTGCTGGCGGATAAAATCAAGTTTCAGAAAATCGAGCAGCTCAAACAGATTCAGGCGGACAAACTTCAGTTCGGCCCGATATATGATTTGGCCCTGACGGTACGCGCTCAGACCATCCTTGAGCGTCTGGCGGAAGAAGGCCGTCAGACGCTGAAAAAACCGCAGGAATACATTCGGTTTCGCAGCGCCGACGGAGGACGGGAATACCTTCTGCGGGCGGCAGGTTTGGAAGTGAATCAGGAGCGGCAGATTGACCTGACCGGCCCCGTACGGCTGCTGGAAATCCTGCCGTATCGCAACAATGAGGTTTATTGCCGGTACGAAAGCGACCGGGGAAAGATTACCCTCGAAGATGACCGAATTGACCGGGGGCTGGAACTGATTCTGGAAACACCGCAATGGCAGCTGGGAGGCGGCGTGAAGGGAACCGCGCTTCAGAAAGCAATTCCGGAACTGCCGATACCGGAAGCGATCCTGGAAGGACTCCAGCGGGACAAGCTTCTTGAGACCCTGACAAAAACGGATTCCTCCGGAACAGGGCTCGGTGTTTCCAAACCGAGCAGGATTCTGCAAGCTCTGCAAACTCAGCTCCGGGAGCAGCTGGTTCAGGTGGACAATCAGTTAACCAGTGAGATTCATTCCCGGCTTGTTTTGGGCTTGGGGTGCATTCCGCTGATTGTGACGGGGATTTGTCTGGGGATTCTGTTTCGGGGGGGACATATTCTCAGCGCCTTTGGAGCCAGCACGATTCCGGGGGCCCTGCTGATTGTATTTATTCTCTCGGGCAAGCAGCTGACCAAAAATCCGGCCGCCGGCCCGGAGGTTGGGATCGCCGTGATGTGGGGCGGGCTGGTTTTGCTGACGGTACTGGCGTGGATTTTGTATCGGAAAATCAGTCGGGTTTGA
- a CDS encoding S8 family serine peptidase, whose product MNKGKCLWVVRLGLFFSVCRVAYPLAESADPNGINVKVLHQMGYTGKGVRVGVLSQMHCRTTHEAFFDKDLQGNPFGNSHAYWYDPTSDTVQPYEPYWHDTSLAGIVASRGGKNFPQHRGMAPDAEIYSAKVTRCVSETDPNRTTNFQWFQKSLDYFRSSQCRIVVTGIQLGADYDQLFPFTLLYDYYTYTHGIFFANAAGNDNGSVTIFGTAFNGVTTAGLITTEPDVYRRIGSASNPGPTLDGRRKPEIAAPAQKLTVPTDGSDTAWRSEGTERGQTSWAAPHTAGAAAVLLEYADTTSEPDDGRSVVLKAVLVNSAFPNIQDKTGLETTGQLWHPHRGYGRLDAARAFSILSSPKLSVGQETSQPRGWTFQSLSPGQTHTYTLPSIPIGSRLVLTVTWKRRVRWQDKPPRNNLIDNGELTGYLANLDLVIEDSAGRIVFSDTGTFDNLKKADLLIAQTGLYRIRIRNQSSTESAEYGLAYEILEPLTADLNLDAVVDKADLELLLQSWLQNPCGVPFDGCERLDLLADNFIDLGDLKILAGLWKTRDPRYCILP is encoded by the coding sequence ATGAACAAAGGAAAGTGTCTCTGGGTTGTCCGACTCGGTCTTTTCTTTTCTGTCTGCCGGGTTGCTTATCCTTTGGCCGAATCCGCTGACCCGAACGGCATCAATGTCAAAGTCCTTCACCAAATGGGCTATACAGGCAAAGGGGTGCGTGTCGGCGTGCTTTCCCAGATGCACTGCCGAACAACCCACGAGGCCTTTTTTGACAAAGACCTGCAGGGGAATCCTTTTGGTAATTCACATGCCTATTGGTATGATCCGACCTCGGATACAGTCCAGCCCTATGAACCGTACTGGCACGATACTTCGCTGGCGGGCATTGTTGCTTCCCGCGGCGGAAAAAACTTCCCTCAGCATAGAGGCATGGCCCCCGATGCCGAAATCTACAGTGCTAAAGTAACCCGCTGTGTTTCCGAGACCGACCCCAACCGCACAACAAACTTTCAGTGGTTTCAGAAATCGCTGGATTATTTCCGCTCCAGCCAGTGCCGAATTGTCGTCACCGGTATTCAGCTGGGGGCGGATTATGACCAATTATTCCCGTTCACCTTGCTGTACGATTATTACACATACACCCACGGTATCTTTTTTGCCAATGCCGCCGGCAACGACAACGGTTCTGTCACCATCTTCGGTACCGCTTTCAATGGTGTGACAACGGCGGGCCTGATTACGACCGAACCGGATGTCTATCGGCGCATCGGCTCGGCAAGCAATCCCGGCCCGACGCTGGACGGCCGGCGCAAACCCGAAATCGCCGCCCCCGCACAAAAGCTAACGGTCCCGACGGACGGCAGTGATACCGCCTGGAGAAGCGAAGGCACAGAACGCGGTCAAACCAGCTGGGCGGCCCCTCATACCGCTGGGGCTGCCGCCGTCCTGCTGGAGTATGCGGATACCACATCCGAACCGGATGACGGCCGCAGCGTTGTTCTCAAGGCCGTCTTGGTCAATTCCGCGTTTCCGAATATTCAGGACAAAACCGGCCTGGAAACCACCGGACAGCTCTGGCATCCCCATCGCGGCTATGGTCGGCTGGATGCCGCCCGCGCCTTCTCCATCCTGAGCAGCCCCAAACTCAGTGTCGGCCAGGAGACTTCTCAGCCCCGCGGCTGGACTTTTCAATCTCTTTCGCCCGGACAGACCCATACTTATACGCTCCCGTCCATCCCCATCGGCAGCCGGCTGGTCTTGACTGTTACGTGGAAGCGGCGCGTGCGCTGGCAGGATAAGCCGCCCCGCAACAATCTGATAGACAATGGGGAATTGACCGGCTATCTGGCCAACCTGGATTTGGTCATTGAAGACTCCGCCGGCCGGATCGTTTTTTCGGATACAGGCACGTTTGACAATCTCAAAAAAGCCGACCTGCTGATTGCTCAGACGGGGCTGTACCGCATCCGCATCCGCAATCAGTCTTCGACGGAATCAGCCGAATATGGACTGGCTTACGAAATTCTCGAACCCCTGACGGCCGATTTGAACCTCGATGCTGTTGTGGATAAGGCCGATTTGGAACTTCTCCTGCAATCCTGGCTTCAGAATCCATGCGGGGTTCCCTTTGACGGTTGCGAGCGGCTCGATTTGCTGGCCGATAATTTCATTGATTTGGGAGATTTGAAAATCCTGGCTGGTCTTTGGAAAACCCGCGATCCCCGCTACTGTATCCTGCCGTAA
- a CDS encoding bacterioferritin, producing MAKSAKDKKAKVIEVLNKARAMELQAISQYMNQHYGLDDMDFGELAANMKLIAIDEMRHAESFAERIKELGGEPTAEPAAKTVRGQEVEKIFPFDAGLEDHTIDVYNQFAAVCRENGDSVSQKLFETIIEEEQSHFNYFDNVDQHIKKMGNTYLARIAGTPSSTGLAPQGFVIREQGGGAA from the coding sequence ATGGCCAAAAGCGCAAAGGACAAAAAGGCAAAAGTGATTGAAGTCCTCAATAAAGCTCGGGCGATGGAACTGCAAGCCATCTCCCAGTATATGAATCAGCATTACGGCCTGGATGATATGGATTTCGGCGAGTTGGCCGCCAATATGAAACTGATTGCCATTGATGAAATGCGTCATGCCGAATCCTTCGCGGAACGCATTAAAGAACTCGGCGGCGAACCCACCGCCGAGCCGGCCGCCAAGACCGTCCGGGGGCAGGAAGTGGAAAAAATCTTCCCCTTTGACGCCGGCCTTGAAGACCATACCATCGATGTGTACAACCAGTTCGCTGCGGTCTGCCGTGAGAACGGCGACTCCGTCAGCCAAAAGCTCTTCGAGACTATCATCGAGGAAGAGCAGTCCCATTTCAACTACTTTGACAATGTGGATCAGCACATCAAGAAGATGGGCAATACTTATCTGGCTCGCATCGCCGGCACTCCTTCCTCAACCGGACTGGCCCCGCAGGGGTTTGTCATTCGTGAGCAGGGAGGCGGCGCTGCTTAA
- a CDS encoding class I mannose-6-phosphate isomerase — translation MNPYPLKLKPIFKERIWGGQRLRALFGKDLPAGRPIGESWELADLPEDKSVIANGPLAGQTIDRAIRSFGRALETGRPGPFPLLIKLLDARDVLSVQVHPDAPTCRRMGTGQPKTECWYILDAPSDGIIYKGLKPGTTREQFARAVAEGTCAEYLVAVPVKPGQCHFLPSGTPHAIGAGLVIAEIQQPSDTTYRVFDWNRLDPSTGKPRALHIQQALESIHFGVSADELPVTTVGRLVDAPEFKLDKGHQMPKGELLLESPVPKAVLFLTGAGLIHGPHFDPIAFRKGDTILIPAGVEGFVLFQEETEYLTASV, via the coding sequence ATGAATCCCTATCCATTAAAATTAAAACCGATTTTTAAAGAGCGTATCTGGGGCGGCCAGCGTCTGCGGGCCTTGTTCGGAAAAGACCTGCCTGCCGGAAGGCCCATTGGGGAAAGCTGGGAACTGGCTGATTTGCCGGAGGATAAGTCCGTGATTGCCAACGGTCCGCTGGCCGGACAGACCATTGACCGGGCGATTCGTTCATTTGGACGGGCCCTCGAAACAGGGCGTCCCGGTCCGTTTCCGCTGCTGATAAAACTGCTGGATGCGAGGGACGTGCTCAGTGTTCAGGTTCATCCGGATGCGCCAACCTGCCGTCGTATGGGGACGGGGCAGCCCAAAACGGAATGCTGGTATATTCTGGATGCACCATCGGACGGGATTATTTACAAGGGTCTCAAGCCCGGCACGACCCGAGAGCAGTTCGCCCGGGCTGTTGCCGAGGGGACTTGTGCGGAGTATCTGGTGGCTGTCCCGGTGAAACCCGGCCAGTGTCATTTCCTGCCCAGCGGAACCCCACACGCCATCGGGGCCGGTCTGGTCATCGCTGAAATCCAGCAGCCCTCCGACACCACCTATCGCGTTTTTGACTGGAACCGCCTCGACCCCTCCACAGGCAAACCCAGGGCCTTGCATATTCAACAGGCCCTCGAAAGCATTCATTTTGGGGTATCCGCCGACGAGCTTCCTGTGACTACGGTCGGCCGGCTGGTCGATGCTCCTGAATTTAAACTCGATAAAGGGCATCAAATGCCCAAGGGCGAGCTTCTGCTCGAATCTCCCGTTCCCAAAGCCGTCCTCTTTTTAACCGGTGCCGGGCTCATTCATGGCCCTCATTTTGACCCGATTGCTTTCCGAAAAGGAGATACGATTTTAATTCCCGCCGGCGTCGAAGGGTTTGTGCTCTTTCAGGAGGAAACGGAGTATCTGACGGCTTCTGTGTGA